One part of the Oceanihabitans sp. IOP_32 genome encodes these proteins:
- the bshC gene encoding bacillithiol biosynthesis cysteine-adding enzyme BshC: MQQNYIPFKDTGYFSPLITDYLDEKDELKPFYNRFPKLENFKAQVEEKQQSFSANSRAVLAARLEHQYKNIEASKSTLKNIELLKADNTFTITTGHQLNLFTGPLYFLYKIISTINLTTQLKERYPNYNFVPIYWMATEDHDFEEINYFNFKGKKIQWNTTSQGAVGGLSTNGLDRVLDLFSKDLGHGQNADFLKTLFENAYVKHDNLSTATHYLANQLFKAYGLVIIDANDASLKEQFTPFIENELLNSTSYKTVAATNTQLEKTYNIQVNPREINLFYLKENLRERLVFENGLYKVNNTAITFTKDAILDEVKQHPERFSPNVIMRPLYQEVILPNLCYIGGGGELSYWLQLKPFFDAVKVPFPILLLRNSVLIQNEKQQEKLKKLKISKADLFLQPDAFINKKVRQISDIDIDFSPQKEQLNKQFLALYELAAQTDKSFLGAVKAQEVKQLKGLDHLEKRLLKAQKRKLADQVSRMRDLQRDLFPNGSLQERNSNFSEFYLEYGDSLIANLVTSLQPLKNEFLILSL, from the coding sequence ATGCAGCAAAATTATATTCCGTTTAAAGATACCGGTTATTTTTCACCGTTAATAACTGATTATTTGGATGAAAAAGATGAATTAAAACCGTTTTATAATCGTTTTCCAAAGCTTGAGAACTTTAAAGCGCAAGTAGAGGAAAAACAACAATCGTTTTCAGCCAATTCTCGAGCTGTTTTGGCGGCACGCTTAGAACATCAATACAAAAATATAGAGGCATCAAAATCCACCTTAAAGAATATAGAATTATTAAAAGCCGATAATACGTTTACGATTACCACAGGGCATCAGCTTAATTTATTTACAGGGCCTTTGTATTTTCTGTATAAAATAATTTCAACAATAAATCTAACTACGCAGCTAAAAGAACGCTATCCTAACTACAATTTCGTCCCAATATATTGGATGGCGACGGAGGATCACGATTTTGAAGAAATTAATTACTTTAATTTTAAAGGCAAAAAAATACAGTGGAATACAACATCACAAGGTGCGGTTGGTGGATTATCTACCAACGGATTAGATAGGGTTTTAGACTTGTTTTCTAAAGACCTTGGTCATGGTCAAAATGCCGATTTTTTAAAAACACTCTTTGAAAACGCCTACGTAAAACATGATAATTTAAGCACTGCAACACATTATTTGGCCAACCAATTGTTTAAAGCTTATGGTTTGGTCATTATAGATGCCAATGATGCGTCTTTAAAAGAACAATTTACACCATTTATTGAAAATGAGTTGTTAAATAGTACATCGTATAAAACGGTTGCTGCTACCAATACACAACTTGAAAAAACCTATAATATTCAGGTTAACCCAAGAGAAATTAATCTGTTTTATTTAAAAGAAAATTTACGCGAACGTCTTGTTTTTGAAAACGGACTTTATAAAGTGAATAATACGGCTATTACGTTCACAAAAGACGCTATTTTAGATGAAGTAAAACAGCATCCCGAACGGTTTTCGCCAAATGTGATTATGCGGCCCTTATACCAAGAAGTTATCTTGCCAAACCTGTGTTATATTGGTGGCGGTGGCGAATTATCGTACTGGTTGCAGTTAAAACCGTTTTTTGATGCGGTTAAAGTGCCCTTTCCTATTTTGTTATTGCGTAACTCGGTTTTAATTCAAAACGAAAAGCAGCAAGAAAAGCTCAAGAAATTAAAGATATCGAAAGCAGACTTGTTTTTACAACCCGATGCCTTTATTAATAAAAAGGTAAGACAGATTTCGGATATTGACATCGATTTTTCGCCTCAAAAAGAACAGCTTAACAAGCAATTTCTGGCATTATACGAATTGGCAGCACAAACCGATAAGAGTTTTTTAGGTGCCGTAAAAGCTCAAGAAGTTAAACAATTAAAAGGCTTAGATCATCTTGAAAAACGTCTGCTTAAAGCCCAAAAACGAAAATTGGCAGATCAAGTTTCTAGAATGCGCGACCTTCAAAGGGACTTATTCCCTAATGGCAGTTTGCAAGAACGAAACAGTAATTTCTCGGAGTTTTATCTGGAATATGGAGATTCCTTAATCGCGAATTTAGTTACAAGTTTACAGCCTCTAAAAAACGAATTTTTAATACTTAGTTTATAG
- a CDS encoding metal-dependent hydrolase family protein codes for MKILLTTFTLLFTFLLSAQSTYLHCGKLIDTKKGEIQKEMTIIVTDDKILDVKSGYINPKSAEDQVIDLKSKTVMPGLIDMHVHLEGEMNPKRYIQPFVLNDADIAYNAQVYAKSTLMAGFTTVRDLGGTGVNVSLRNAINQGKVIGPRIFTSEKSLATTGGHADPTNGRRKELMGNPGPKDGVINSIEEARKAVRQRYKNGADLIKITATGGVLSVAKNGQNPQFTVEEIKAITETAKDYGMHVAAHAHGDEGMQRAILGGVKTIEHGTMMSEKTMDLMKKHDVYYVPTITAGKSVEENAKIKGYFPDIIVPKALAIGPKIQSTFGKAYNKGVGIAFGTDAGVFNHGENGKEFGYMVEAGMPALEAIQSATITNAKLLNMENEIGQITTGFIADIVATDDDPTENIKTMENIYFVMKDGKVIKN; via the coding sequence ATGAAAATACTTCTAACCACTTTCACACTATTATTTACTTTTTTATTATCTGCACAAAGCACGTATTTGCATTGCGGAAAATTGATTGACACTAAAAAAGGTGAAATTCAAAAAGAAATGACCATTATTGTTACAGATGATAAAATATTAGACGTGAAATCAGGATATATTAATCCGAAATCAGCAGAAGATCAAGTTATTGATTTAAAATCAAAAACAGTAATGCCTGGACTTATTGATATGCATGTGCATCTTGAAGGTGAAATGAATCCAAAACGATATATTCAACCTTTTGTTCTAAATGATGCTGATATTGCTTACAACGCACAAGTTTATGCAAAATCTACATTAATGGCAGGCTTTACAACAGTTAGAGATCTTGGAGGAACTGGCGTAAATGTTTCCTTACGTAATGCTATTAATCAAGGAAAAGTTATTGGACCAAGAATTTTTACTTCTGAGAAATCTTTGGCAACCACAGGTGGTCATGCAGACCCAACCAACGGCAGAAGAAAAGAACTTATGGGTAATCCTGGGCCTAAAGATGGGGTTATTAATAGTATTGAAGAGGCGAGAAAAGCTGTTAGACAGCGCTATAAAAATGGTGCTGATTTAATTAAAATCACTGCAACAGGTGGTGTACTTAGTGTTGCTAAGAATGGACAAAATCCTCAATTTACTGTTGAAGAAATTAAAGCCATTACAGAAACTGCTAAAGATTATGGTATGCATGTAGCGGCACACGCCCACGGCGATGAAGGCATGCAAAGAGCTATTTTAGGTGGTGTTAAAACTATTGAGCATGGCACTATGATGAGCGAAAAAACAATGGACCTTATGAAAAAACATGACGTCTATTACGTACCTACAATAACTGCAGGAAAATCGGTTGAAGAAAATGCCAAAATTAAAGGTTATTTCCCCGATATTATTGTTCCTAAGGCTTTAGCTATTGGTCCAAAAATACAGAGTACTTTTGGAAAAGCTTACAACAAAGGGGTTGGTATTGCCTTTGGCACAGATGCTGGCGTCTTTAATCATGGTGAAAACGGTAAAGAGTTTGGTTATATGGTAGAAGCCGGAATGCCTGCTCTAGAGGCCATCCAGTCTGCAACCATTACAAATGCAAAACTATTAAATATGGAAAATGAAATTGGCCAAATTACAACTGGCTTTATTGCAGATATTGTTGCTACAGATGATGATCCTACTGAAAATATTAAAACTATGGAAAATATATATTTTGTAATGAAAGATGGGAAAGTAATTAAAAACTGA
- a CDS encoding M14 metallopeptidase family protein: MKRFLRPFFVLTFLVVTISVNSQNLQSPSAFLGYDLGTQFTRHHQVVSYFEHVSKAHKNQVKLEQYGQTYERRPLMVAYISSEENLKNIETIRLNNLKNAGVIDGDSTSPDVAIIWLSYNVHGNEASATESAMETIYTLLTEKQDWLKNTVVIIDPALNPDGRDRYVNWYNQTASTPYNISQQASEHHEPWPSGRPNHYLFDLNRDWAWATQIETTSRLKLYNKWLPHIHVDFHEQGINEPYYFAPAAEPFHEIITDWQRDFQTQIGKNNAKYFDAEGWLYFTRERFDLFYPSYGDTYPTYLGAIGMTYEQAGHGRAGLGILNDEGEVLTLVDRIKHHTSAGLSTVEMASKHAKALNTEFKKFFNTANLKYKSYVMQGDADKIKSLTQFLDKHDINYGFAQGGRVNGYHYATSSQGRINATSEDLVVSTNQPKGKMVKVLFEPNAKLSDSLTYDITAWSLPYAYGLNAVASNKLIATKTTQPSELKNTLSETATGYIVRWNHLKDAEFLADLLKQNIKVRFTEKPLKTDGKTFNSGSLIIVKGDNKTINNFEAKLLKTANTYRRKLHAVASGFSTSGPDFGSPDIKLVNKQKIAMLSGKGTSSLNYGALWHFFEKQLHYPVTAINTENFNTFNINKFDILILPSGNYKPILNEKGLNKLKSWVAKGGKVIAIGNAMSAFAGKKGFKLKKNETNNKAKDSSNLIPYANREREAVKNMISGAIFKTKVDNTHPMAFGYGDTYYSLKLGSSSYKLLGDSNFNVAYLGDNPLQVSGFVGSKTLKKLNHSLIFGEERIGKGSMIYMVDDVVFRGFWENGKLFLANAIFFVNNNAVEL; the protein is encoded by the coding sequence ATGAAACGTTTTTTACGTCCGTTTTTCGTTCTAACTTTTTTGGTAGTAACCATTTCGGTTAATTCTCAAAATCTTCAATCGCCTTCAGCATTTTTAGGCTACGATTTAGGCACTCAATTTACTAGACACCATCAGGTGGTTAGTTATTTTGAACATGTTTCAAAGGCGCATAAAAATCAAGTAAAACTTGAACAATACGGCCAGACTTACGAACGCAGACCCCTTATGGTGGCATATATTTCATCAGAAGAAAATTTAAAAAACATTGAAACCATTCGTCTTAATAATCTAAAAAATGCTGGTGTAATAGACGGTGATTCAACATCACCTGATGTTGCCATAATTTGGTTAAGCTACAATGTACACGGCAACGAGGCTTCTGCTACCGAGTCTGCCATGGAAACCATCTACACCCTTTTAACCGAAAAACAAGATTGGTTAAAAAATACTGTAGTCATTATAGACCCTGCCTTAAATCCAGACGGACGCGACCGCTACGTTAATTGGTATAACCAAACCGCAAGTACACCTTACAATATTAGTCAACAAGCCAGCGAACATCATGAGCCTTGGCCAAGTGGCAGACCAAACCATTATCTTTTCGATTTGAATAGAGATTGGGCTTGGGCTACACAAATTGAAACGACCTCAAGACTAAAATTATACAATAAATGGTTGCCACATATTCATGTCGATTTTCATGAGCAAGGCATAAACGAGCCGTATTATTTTGCGCCGGCAGCAGAACCTTTTCATGAAATTATTACCGATTGGCAGCGCGATTTCCAAACTCAGATTGGTAAAAACAATGCAAAATATTTCGATGCTGAAGGCTGGTTGTACTTTACTCGAGAGCGTTTCGATTTATTTTACCCTAGTTATGGAGACACCTACCCAACGTATCTGGGAGCAATTGGAATGACTTACGAGCAGGCCGGACACGGACGCGCAGGCTTAGGTATTTTAAACGACGAAGGTGAAGTTTTAACGCTTGTAGACCGCATTAAACACCATACCTCTGCAGGTTTATCGACGGTAGAAATGGCTTCAAAACATGCTAAGGCGTTAAATACGGAGTTTAAAAAATTCTTTAATACTGCCAATTTAAAATATAAAAGCTACGTCATGCAAGGCGATGCCGATAAAATTAAATCGCTAACCCAGTTCTTAGATAAACACGACATTAATTATGGTTTCGCTCAAGGCGGAAGAGTGAACGGTTACCATTATGCCACATCTTCCCAAGGGAGAATTAACGCAACATCGGAAGATTTAGTAGTGAGCACCAACCAACCCAAAGGCAAAATGGTAAAAGTGCTTTTTGAGCCAAATGCCAAATTAAGCGATTCGTTAACTTACGATATTACAGCCTGGAGTTTACCCTATGCATATGGCTTAAATGCTGTTGCCAGTAATAAACTAATAGCTACGAAAACCACCCAACCAAGTGAACTTAAAAATACCCTAAGCGAAACGGCAACGGGTTATATAGTTAGGTGGAACCACCTAAAGGATGCCGAATTTTTAGCTGATTTACTAAAACAGAATATTAAAGTTAGGTTTACCGAGAAACCCTTAAAAACCGATGGAAAAACCTTTAACAGCGGATCCTTAATCATTGTAAAAGGTGATAATAAAACCATAAATAATTTTGAAGCTAAGCTATTAAAGACAGCCAACACCTATCGACGAAAATTACATGCTGTAGCCTCAGGCTTTTCCACAAGTGGGCCCGATTTTGGATCACCAGATATTAAATTGGTTAACAAACAGAAAATTGCCATGCTTTCGGGCAAAGGTACCTCCTCTTTAAACTACGGTGCGCTTTGGCACTTTTTCGAGAAGCAATTACACTACCCTGTTACTGCTATTAATACCGAGAATTTTAATACTTTCAACATCAATAAATTTGATATACTTATCCTGCCTAGTGGAAATTACAAGCCTATTTTAAATGAAAAAGGTTTAAATAAATTAAAATCATGGGTTGCCAAAGGTGGTAAAGTTATCGCTATAGGTAACGCGATGAGTGCTTTTGCAGGCAAAAAAGGCTTTAAGCTAAAAAAGAACGAAACCAATAACAAGGCAAAAGATAGCAGCAACCTAATACCTTATGCCAATAGAGAGCGTGAGGCTGTAAAAAACATGATTTCTGGGGCTATTTTTAAAACAAAAGTAGATAATACACACCCTATGGCTTTTGGCTATGGTGACACGTATTACTCGCTCAAGCTAGGTAGCAGCTCTTATAAATTATTAGGCGATTCTAACTTTAATGTGGCGTATTTAGGTGATAATCCTTTACAAGTTTCTGGATTTGTCGGGAGTAAGACCTTGAAAAAGCTAAACCATTCATTAATTTTTGGCGAAGAACGTATTGGTAAAGGCAGTATGATTTATATGGTAGACGATGTGGTGTTTAGAGGCTTTTGGGAAAACGGAAAACTATTTTTAGCCAACGCTATCTTTTTTGTGAATAATAATGCGGTTGAGCTATAG
- a CDS encoding pyridoxal phosphate-dependent decarboxylase family protein, with product MHKIDMDLVEMTMDVMKYTIDRISSTKHKIGKPKKAEELKALVGETVTKKGIGGEYAFDLWKKHLAKANVPIDHPRHLAFVPAAPTRASIMFDLVTSASSIHGAYWMEGAGGIFCENEAMRWMVSLTGLPEGAFGVFTSGGTAANLSAIVTAREHWRENEAFKGEKGLIITSIGAHSSIKAMAKVADVDILLVDTEDVMHGKALQDTIDNLTTHQRRRLFAIVATGGTTNAGIIDDLEGIATICEEENLWFHIDAAYGGGALMADSVRHLFKGIERADSITIDPHKWMFSPYDCGAVIYKDPELAKRAHAQEGSYLDIFKDEGAHGFNPSDYQIQLTRRVRGLPLWFSLATHGTDRYKEAVERGIELAQIAGRLIEENPNVELVREPSLSCVLYRRIGWEPEDYTHWTYENHKKGFALVTPTKWKTGNTFETVSRFCFVNPDTTEEDIKLILDSMV from the coding sequence ATGCATAAAATTGACATGGATTTAGTCGAAATGACTATGGATGTTATGAAATATACCATCGATAGGATTTCTTCAACAAAACATAAAATTGGTAAGCCTAAAAAAGCCGAAGAACTCAAGGCTTTAGTTGGCGAAACCGTCACAAAAAAGGGAATTGGGGGTGAGTACGCCTTCGATCTGTGGAAGAAACATTTAGCCAAAGCCAATGTGCCTATAGACCATCCCCGGCATTTAGCCTTTGTACCTGCAGCGCCCACACGAGCGTCTATCATGTTCGATTTGGTAACATCGGCATCTAGTATTCACGGCGCGTATTGGATGGAAGGTGCTGGTGGTATTTTTTGCGAAAACGAAGCCATGCGCTGGATGGTGTCTTTAACAGGATTACCAGAAGGGGCTTTTGGTGTCTTTACGAGTGGAGGTACAGCTGCAAATTTATCGGCTATTGTCACTGCTCGAGAGCATTGGAGAGAAAATGAAGCTTTTAAAGGCGAAAAAGGCTTAATCATCACTTCAATTGGTGCCCACTCTTCAATTAAAGCTATGGCAAAAGTGGCCGATGTGGATATTTTGCTAGTCGATACCGAAGATGTTATGCACGGTAAGGCCTTACAAGACACCATCGATAATTTAACAACACATCAACGTAGGCGTTTATTTGCAATTGTAGCAACTGGAGGCACTACCAATGCTGGTATTATTGACGATTTAGAGGGTATTGCTACTATTTGTGAAGAAGAAAATTTATGGTTTCATATAGACGCTGCCTATGGTGGTGGCGCATTAATGGCCGATTCGGTAAGGCATTTGTTTAAAGGTATTGAGCGCGCCGATAGCATTACTATCGACCCACATAAATGGATGTTCTCGCCTTACGATTGTGGTGCGGTAATTTATAAAGACCCAGAATTGGCAAAGCGAGCCCACGCTCAAGAAGGCTCTTATTTGGACATTTTTAAAGATGAAGGGGCGCATGGTTTCAATCCATCCGATTATCAAATACAGTTAACACGACGTGTTAGAGGTTTGCCGTTGTGGTTTTCGTTAGCCACTCACGGTACAGATCGTTATAAAGAAGCGGTTGAGCGTGGAATTGAACTCGCACAAATAGCAGGGCGATTAATTGAAGAAAACCCAAATGTTGAATTGGTGCGCGAACCCAGTTTGTCTTGTGTATTATACAGAAGAATAGGTTGGGAGCCTGAAGATTATACGCATTGGACATATGAAAACCATAAAAAAGGATTCGCCTTAGTCACGCCAACAAAATGGAAAACAGGCAATACCTTTGAAACCGTTTCGCGTTTTTGTTTTGTCAATCCAGATACAACTGAAGAAGACATCAAATTAATTTTAGATTCTATGGTTTAA